TACTTGTATTATGAGTAAGACTATTATTTTCCATTTATTCCCCTCccaaaagtttttcttttttgaagaaaatatattttatctatcCGAATAAGTCAAATTTGCATCATAGAGATATTAACGATTAGTAATTGGGTTctaaattttatacatatttaaatataattcaattttaatattttgaactGAAATTATAGAATTCCATCAAATCATATCATATCCATTTATGATACTAAAAAGTGCTAGTTGCTGCAATGATTTCGTGGGGTTTCCCATTTGGCTTGTTGAGGGACTATTTATTCAATGGACTATTAATGACAGTAaggaaaaacaacaacaacgtTTAGAAAAATTCAACAAACAGGAAAATGAcagtatgaaaaaaaaaaagagtacgAATTTACATCTCTTTGTAGGATGAATCTGAAGAGTTTTACAAGTAACAattttttatagttaaattGGTACTAGTACTTCGGATTctcttttcttaattaaataaaaattttaaaaaccaaACAAGACTTTTCACCCATTTATAAGCTCGAGGGAAATATAAATTATTGTGCTACTCTACTGTGCTGTACAATGATGAATTCTAAAAAGGACCTTTTTCTGAAAGCTCTGCACCAAAATCTTTCTTTTGGCTAATTAGCTTTTTGGATCCAAATGGTAACTTTGCTACTCGTTTTCTCATTTTTTCTTCATTGGGTGGCCACTACTCCAGTTTCCATGGGTTTTCTTTCACCTAAAGGTGTCAACTATGAAGGTAAAGATTATAACTTTACTATAATCCAACcatttcttgtttctttttcctGTGAAAATCCAAATTTTGTTGCTTACCACTATTTTTAAgcatttgtttatttttgttttcatagTTTAGAGTGGTAAAGATTAAAACTTTACTAGAAAAATCCAAAGTTTGTTGCTTAGCATTGTTTATAAGCAtttgtttgtttatgttttcataGTTTAGAGTGGTAAAGATTGAAACTTTACTTAAagatttgttaaatttattgTGGGGTAAGCAGTGGCAGCATTGATGTCTATGAAGAATAAAATGAGAGATGAATATCATGTGTTAGATGGATGGGATATAAATTCTGTTGATCCTTGTACTTGGTACATGGTTGGTTGTTCTTCAGAAGGCTTTGTTATTTCTCTGTGAGTTTTCTCCTTTTCTGTTACATCTTGTCCATTTCTTTTCCCTTTCTGtggaaataatttattattatgcTTTGGTTATATAATTCTTCGCAGTGAAATGGCGAGTATGGGATTATCTGGCACACTTTCGCCTAGTATTGGGAATTTAACTCATCTTCGGACGATGTAAGACTAATTTGACATGAATTTCCcactttattcttattttgatgTGATGCTGCTCACATATATCTTGGAGATACTTGAAGTTAAAATCACATAGTACTTAGTTTAGTAATTACTAATACTATTAGGAGTCACATTAAGTGCTTTATTATTTGTAagataatattgaaaaatatcttttaatatgATCTGATAAAGTCATTTTTGCATTGGTTTTATTGTAGGTTGTTGCAGAATAATCATTTATCTGGTCCGATTCCTGCTGAAATTGGACAGCTCACTGAACTGCTGACCCTTGATTTGTCTGGTAATCAGTTTGATGGAGGAATTCCTAGGGCGTTGGGTCGCctgatttatttaaattacttgTGAGTGTAGCTAAACTCTTGATTTGTTCTATCTTTATTACTCGTATGTTACAGTTCCTCTGTTGGCTGTGTATGTAATCCTCTGGTGTGTCAAATTCTCAGGAGGCTTAGCAGGAACAGATTGTCTGGTCAAATTCCTAAACCTGTGGCATACCTTTCAGGTCTTTCATTCTTGTATGTCTTCCATCCATGACATTTATATGTCCAATACAAGGGCTAGATGAGAGTTAAATAAACTGTGGATGGTGTTGTGTAGGGACTTATCATTCAATAACCTAAGTGGTCCAACACCAAAAATTTTGGCCAAAGACTACAGGTAAGATACAAGGAAATATTATTCTGTCGTCTCAATGTTTGGTCCTCAATTGTCGGTGAACTGGAAGAATCCTTCAGGTATCTAGTTTGATGAATCAAGGAATTCAGGTTACACTTCTACAGTGAGGAGGATGGTATATGCCACAGTACTGTGCCAGAATCTTATTCACTAATGGTGTTTAAGATAAACACCTCAATCTTAAATTCAACTGCAAAATAGAAGCTTGATTCAATATTGTTGCATCTGCGACATGCCATATGGCGCAGTGCCACAAATAATGTTTCTCTCGTAATAAAGTTATGGTTTCTATAGTTTTAGCATCTGTAATCTTGCATTCCTGTTTGTTGTTGTGGTATATCCCTTCACTGGAAACCAGCAGTCAGTTCTTTCAAACCTGAAAGTAATATCTCAAATCTCATcatcaataataattaaaaaaaaatgtaatatctCAAATCtcatatcaataataataataaaaaaagtaatatctCAAATCtcattatcaaaaagaaaaagaaaaagaaagaaataatatcTCAAATCTTATTATTGAAGTATTATCTTCTTACCTGGTCTTATGGAACTTCCATGATGCATGTTTGGTATAATTCCTATATTGCTAATATGTTAATGTCAAGCAGAATATTTGCCTTGAGATACTGTCTGGTTATAGAAGTTTTCTGTCCTGCTTGCAATGCTTGTTGATTATCTTCCCCTTGGCATCTTTCTAGCAACCTTTCATGTTCTTTTGTATTCTCAGCTTATATTTTGGTTGTTGCCTTAGTATTGCAGGAAACAGATTTCTTTGCTCTGCATTGACCACACAAATTTGTGGGGGTGTGCCAAAAGCAGTAAATGGTATTGTTGAAATTTTACCAGAACTTGTCATTATATTGAGGCTGATGCTTTTTAATCAAACTCTATTTTTACCATGCAGAAACATCTTCAGACAGGAGGATTAGCAATCATCATCGATGGGTTGTTTCTGTAATCGTAGGGGTCAGTTGCACATTCATAGTTACAGTCATGCTTCTTGTTTGTTGGGTGCATTGGTACAGATCTCGTGTCCTCACAGGATATGGTAATTACAAGATTGGAAACACATCTCTGATTTCTTGCACATTAAGACTAGATACATTTTGAGTCTCTGATCATTTTATCTGCAGTGCAACACGATTGTGAGTTTGCTGCTGGCCACCTGAAGAGATTTTCATTTCGTGAACTGCAAATTGCAACTGCAAATTTCAGCTCTAAGAACATACTAGGACAAGGTGGATTTGGAGTGGTCTACAAAGGATACCTTCCAAATAGGACAGTAGTGGCTGTCAAAAGATTGAGAGATCCAACTTTCACTGGAGAAGTGCAGTTTCAAACAGAAGTTGAGATGATAGGCTTGGCTGTGCATCGGAACCTTCTACGTCTGTATGGATTCTGTACGACTCCCGAGGAAAGATTACTTATTTACCCTTATATGCCAAATGGGAGCGTTGCCGATTGCTTGAGAGGTTTGCTTTGAAGTATATTTGCTTGGTGCTTTTGCTGAAGCACTCTTTTTTCTTGTCACAATGGAATGCTTAACTGATCAAGTCTAACATATGCATTTTAATTATTCCTAGTGCTCTCAATGTTAATCTGGCAAAAACTATTGAAAGGTCATGGTTTATGGAAATCCAGGACTTTGTGCTATATTTTTACTGTACATCTTAAACACCAGGGCCCTATGATGAAATCAACTTTTGATTGATTATCCCAGATAGTTAGATTGGATTTCCGTTGTCAATGTTTCTTGTGAAAGTGGAATGAAATCTATTATCAACATATTCAATCAACAATGCATCAAACCCAAATTAGTTGGGGTTGactatatgattttttttttgtatccaTTGCAATTAAGACTCCTGATGTAGTGCATTACCTAAGTAGGCATGCCTCTAGCAATCTATTGCCACCTTACGTGTTATTAAGCTTAATTTTTATGTGACAGTTTCTATCCACCTTCTGAAACGCTAATGTCAATTATGGTATCAACTTACAATATACATGAacaaaataaattgttatttgGCAGTAAGGTAACAGTCGTGTTGTCATTAATTTTTAGCATGACCAATTCAAGTCAATTTTTAGGTGTATGAACACGTTAGCTTGATGTAGTGACTGTGTCATCTTTTGCTCTGTTCTCACATAATCTTTTGTTATTTACCAGACAATGGCCGGGATAAACCGTTTTTGGATTGGAGAAAGCGCATGCATATAGCTCTTGGAGCTGCCAGAGGTCTTCTGTATTTGCATGAACAGTGTAATCCTAAAATAATTCACAGAGATGTTAAGGCAGCTAATATTCTGCTTGATGAAAGTTTTGAAGCTgttgttggtgattttggtcTTG
This window of the Solanum pennellii chromosome 2, SPENNV200 genome carries:
- the LOC107010978 gene encoding probable LRR receptor-like serine/threonine-protein kinase At5g45780 — protein: MVTLLLVFSFFLHWVATTPVSMGFLSPKGVNYEVAALMSMKNKMRDEYHVLDGWDINSVDPCTWYMVGCSSEGFVISLEMASMGLSGTLSPSIGNLTHLRTMLLQNNHLSGPIPAEIGQLTELLTLDLSGNQFDGGIPRALGRLIYLNYLRLSRNRLSGQIPKPVAYLSGLSFLDLSFNNLSGPTPKILAKDYSIAGNRFLCSALTTQICGGVPKAVNETSSDRRISNHHRWVVSVIVGVSCTFIVTVMLLVCWVHWYRSRVLTGYVQHDCEFAAGHLKRFSFRELQIATANFSSKNILGQGGFGVVYKGYLPNRTVVAVKRLRDPTFTGEVQFQTEVEMIGLAVHRNLLRLYGFCTTPEERLLIYPYMPNGSVADCLRDNGRDKPFLDWRKRMHIALGAARGLLYLHEQCNPKIIHRDVKAANILLDESFEAVVGDFGLAKLLDCRDSHVTTAVRGTIGHIAPEYLSTGQSSEKTDVFGYGILLLELITGHKALDAGIGQGQKGTILDRVRNLFEEKKVEMLADRDLRGCFNAEELEKTVELALQCTQSNPNSRPKMSEVLRILEGITEQMGHVDESQGGSNICQTSAFSFSRNFSDIHEESSFTFEPIELSGPR